The following are encoded together in the Brassica napus cultivar Da-Ae chromosome A9, Da-Ae, whole genome shotgun sequence genome:
- the LOC106365168 gene encoding PAMP-induced secreted peptide 2-like: protein MMNKVVLSSILFFMLVGSVLVVEARPLGLTKTEEKLVAKFFDGLSLGAIKESGPSSGGEGHKVLDRSEPLVYVKKSGPSPSGPGH, encoded by the coding sequence atgATGAACAAAGTTGTTCTGAGTTCGATTCTGTTTTTCATGTTGGTGGGTTCGGTTCTTGTAGTGGAGGCTCGTCCCTTGGGTTTAACGAAGACCGAAGAGAAGCTAGTGGCTAAGTTCTTCGATGGTTTATCACTTGGAGCGATCAAGGAATCGGGTCCTAGCTCCGGTGGTGAGGGACATAAGGTTTTGGATCGGAGTGAGCCGCTTGTATATGTTAAGAAATCCGGTCCCAGCCCGAGCGGACCGGGTCACTAA
- the LOC106368649 gene encoding probable cadmium/zinc-transporting ATPase HMA1, chloroplastic isoform X1, which translates to MEPTAFTHSSSLTRFPFPFKATLRLNSLLLQPTTLPIHTSPRRSVHLLTKSACENYSHHHHHEHDHHHHHHHHHHRHCCSVGQTASNYPQKVLIEFAKAIGWIRLANFLREHLHLCCTSAVLFIAAAACPYLIPKPYIKPLQNSFMIVAFPLVGISASLDAIMDVAGGKVNIHVLMALAAFASVFMGNALEGGLLLSMFNLAHIAEEFFTRRSMVDVKELKESNPETALVIDVDNDNVPNFFDLSYKSVHLHNVEVGSYILVGTGEIVPVDCQVYQGNATITVEHLTGEVKPLEAKAGDRVPGGARNLDGRIIVKVMKAWNESTLNRILQLTEEANSNKPKIQRWLDEFGEIYSKVVVVLSVSIAFLGPVFFKWPFLSTIACRGSVYRALGFMMAASPCALAVAPLAYATAISSCARKGILLKGGQVLDALASCHTIGFDKTGTLTTGGLTCKAIEPIYGHEEGNNASVTPCCMPNCEKEALAVVAAMEKGTTHPIGRAMVDHSIGKDLPSVSVESFEYFPGRGLTATVNCVESVTEDMSKLQKASLGSVEFITSLFKSQDESRKIKDAVNSSSYGNDFVHALLSLDQKVTLIHLEDQPRPEVPKVIAELKSWGRLRIMMLTGDHESSAWRVANAVGIDEVYCNLKPEDKLNHVKNISRDSGGGLIMVGEGINDGPALAAATVGFVLAQRASGTAIAVADVLLLRDNITGVPFCIAKSRQTTTLVKQNVAIALTSILLAALPSVLGYLPLWLTVLLHEGGTLLVCLNSIRGLNDPS; encoded by the exons ATGGAACCAACTGCTTTTACACATTCCTCTTCTCTCACTAGATTCCCTTTCCCTTTCAAAGCCACTCTCCGTCTCAACTCCTTACTTCTTCAACCTACCACTCTTCCCATTCACACCTCTCCCCGCCGATCAGTTCATCTACTCACCAAATCAGCCTGCGAAAACTACAGTCACCATCACCACCACGAGCAcgatcatcaccatcatcaccaccaccatcatcacCGACATTGTTGTTCCGTGGGACAAACGGCATCGAACTATCCTCAGAAAGTGCTGATCGAGTTCGCTAAGGCTATTGGATGGATTCGATTAGCCAACTTCCTCAGAGAACATCTCCACTTGTGCTGCACCTCAGCCGTGCTCTTCATCGCCGCCGCGGCTTGCCCTTACTTGATTCCTAAGCCTTACATCAAACCTCTTCAGAACTCCTTCATGATTGTTGCGTTCCCTCTTGTTGGA ATCTCAGCATCACTTGACGCAATTATGGATGTAGCTGGAGGAAAAGTGAACATCCATGTTCTAATGGCATTAGCAGCTTTTGCATCTGTGTTTATGGGAAACGCGTTGGAAGGAGGATTGCTTCTTTCCATGTTCAATCTTGCTCATATTG CTGAGGAATTCTTTACTAGGCGTTCCATGGTCGATGTTAAAGAGTTAAAGGAGAGTAATCCAGAGACTGCACTGGTGATTGATGTGGATAATGACAATGTACCAAACTTCTTTGATTTGTCATACAAAAGCGTCCATTTGCACAATGTAGAAGTTGGATCCTATATATTAGTAGGAACTGGTGAG ATTGTGCCTGTGGATTGCCAAGTCTATCAAGGTAATGCAACCATAACGGTTGAGCACTTGACTGGTGAGGTGAAGCCATTGGAAGCAAAAGCTGGAGATAGAGTGCCTGGTGGTGCGAGGAATTTGGATGGGAGAATAATTGTGAAA GTTATGAAGGCATGGAATGAGTCGACACTAAATAGGATTCTGCAGTTGACTGAGGAAGCAAACTCTAATAAACCCAAAATTCAGAGATGGCTGGATGAGTTTGGTGAGATTTACAGCAAGGTGGTGGTTGTTTTATCGGTATCTATTGCCTTCCTTGGTCCAGTTTTTTTCAAATGGCCCTTTCTCAGCACCATAG CATGTAGAGGATCTGTTTACAGAGCATTAGGATTTATGATGGCGGCATCACCGTGTGCCTTGGCAGTTGCTCCCTTAGCATACGCTACTGCTATTAGCTCATGTGCCAGAAAG GGAATATTGCTGAAAGGTGGACAGGTACTGGATGCTTTAGCTTCTTGCCATACTATTGGCTTTGACAAAACCGGGACCTTAACAACCGGTGGCCTTACATGCAAAGCAATTGAACCCATTTATGGGCATGAAGAAGGAAATAATGCAAGTGTAACACCCTGTTGTATGCCAAATTGTGAAAAAGAAGCATTAGCCGTTGTAGCTGCAATGGAAAAAGGTACAACGCATCCAATTGGAAG AGCCATGGTAGACCACAGTATTGGCAAGGACCTGCCTTCTGTATCTGTTGAAAGCTTTGAGTATTTTCCTGGTAGAGGCCTTACTGCTACAGTTAACTGCGTTGAG TCGGTAACTGAAGACATGAGTAAACTGCAGAAAGCGTCACTTGGTTCAGTGGAATTCATCACTTCACTCTTCAAATCGCAAGACGAGTCTAGGAAGATCAAGGATGCTGTAAACTCATCTTCGTACGGAAATGACTTTGTTCATGCCCTTCTTTCGCTTGATCAAAAG GTAACATTGATTCACCTCGAGGACCAGCCTCGTCCAGAGGTACCAAAAGTTATAGCAGAACTAAAAAGCTGGGGTAGGCTCAGAATAATGATGTTAACCGGAGACCATGAGTCTAGTGCTTGGCGAGTTGCAAATGCCGTGGGTATTGATGAAGTCTATTGTAACCTAAAACCAGAAGACAAACTTAATCATGTCAAAAACATCTCAAGAGATTCAG GTGGAGGATTAATCATGGTGGGAGAAGGCATTAACGATGGTCCAGCTTTAGCAGCTGCAACTGTAGGGTTCGTCCTTGCTCAACGTGCAAGTGGCACGGCTATAGCGGTTGCTGATGTCTTACTGCTTCGAGACAACATCACTGGTGTTCCCTTCTGTATTGCAAAATCTCGTCAAACAACAACACTG GTTAAGCAAAACGTGGCTATTGCGTTGACCTCGATACTCTTGGCCGCTCTCCCATCAGTTCTCGGATATCTTCCTTTATGGTTAACG GTGCTGTTGCATGAAGGTGGAACGCTTCTTGTTTGCCTTAACTCGATACGCGGTTTAAATGACCCATCATGA
- the LOC106368649 gene encoding probable cadmium/zinc-transporting ATPase HMA1, chloroplastic isoform X2: MEPTAFTHSSSLTRFPFPFKATLRLNSLLLQPTTLPIHTSPRRSVHLLTKSACENYSHHHHHEHDHHHHHHHHHHRHCCSVGQTASNYPQKVLIEFAKAIGWIRLANFLREHLHLCCTSAVLFIAAAACPYLIPKPYIKPLQNSFMIVAFPLVGISASLDAIMDVAGGKVNIHVLMALAAFASVFMGNALEGGLLLSMFNLAHIAEEFFTRRSMVDVKELKESNPETALVIDVDNDNVPNFFDLSYKSVHLHNVEVGSYILVGTGEIVPVDCQVYQGNATITVEHLTGEVKPLEAKAGDRVPGGARNLDGRIIVKVMKAWNESTLNRILQLTEEANSNKPKIQRWLDEFGEIYSKVVVVLSVSIAFLGPVFFKWPFLSTIACRGSVYRALGFMMAASPCALAVAPLAYATAISSCARKGILLKGGQVLDALASCHTIGFDKTGTLTTGGLTCKAIEPIYGHEEGNNASVTPCCMPNCEKEALAVVAAMEKGTTHPIGRAMVDHSIGKDLPSVSVESFEYFPGRGLTATVNCVESVTEDMSKLQKASLGSVEFITSLFKSQDESRKIKDAVNSSSYGNDFVHALLSLDQKVTLIHLEDQPRPEVPKVIAELKSWGRLRIMMLTGDHESSAWRVANAVGIDEVYCNLKPEDKLNHVKNISRDSGD, translated from the exons ATGGAACCAACTGCTTTTACACATTCCTCTTCTCTCACTAGATTCCCTTTCCCTTTCAAAGCCACTCTCCGTCTCAACTCCTTACTTCTTCAACCTACCACTCTTCCCATTCACACCTCTCCCCGCCGATCAGTTCATCTACTCACCAAATCAGCCTGCGAAAACTACAGTCACCATCACCACCACGAGCAcgatcatcaccatcatcaccaccaccatcatcacCGACATTGTTGTTCCGTGGGACAAACGGCATCGAACTATCCTCAGAAAGTGCTGATCGAGTTCGCTAAGGCTATTGGATGGATTCGATTAGCCAACTTCCTCAGAGAACATCTCCACTTGTGCTGCACCTCAGCCGTGCTCTTCATCGCCGCCGCGGCTTGCCCTTACTTGATTCCTAAGCCTTACATCAAACCTCTTCAGAACTCCTTCATGATTGTTGCGTTCCCTCTTGTTGGA ATCTCAGCATCACTTGACGCAATTATGGATGTAGCTGGAGGAAAAGTGAACATCCATGTTCTAATGGCATTAGCAGCTTTTGCATCTGTGTTTATGGGAAACGCGTTGGAAGGAGGATTGCTTCTTTCCATGTTCAATCTTGCTCATATTG CTGAGGAATTCTTTACTAGGCGTTCCATGGTCGATGTTAAAGAGTTAAAGGAGAGTAATCCAGAGACTGCACTGGTGATTGATGTGGATAATGACAATGTACCAAACTTCTTTGATTTGTCATACAAAAGCGTCCATTTGCACAATGTAGAAGTTGGATCCTATATATTAGTAGGAACTGGTGAG ATTGTGCCTGTGGATTGCCAAGTCTATCAAGGTAATGCAACCATAACGGTTGAGCACTTGACTGGTGAGGTGAAGCCATTGGAAGCAAAAGCTGGAGATAGAGTGCCTGGTGGTGCGAGGAATTTGGATGGGAGAATAATTGTGAAA GTTATGAAGGCATGGAATGAGTCGACACTAAATAGGATTCTGCAGTTGACTGAGGAAGCAAACTCTAATAAACCCAAAATTCAGAGATGGCTGGATGAGTTTGGTGAGATTTACAGCAAGGTGGTGGTTGTTTTATCGGTATCTATTGCCTTCCTTGGTCCAGTTTTTTTCAAATGGCCCTTTCTCAGCACCATAG CATGTAGAGGATCTGTTTACAGAGCATTAGGATTTATGATGGCGGCATCACCGTGTGCCTTGGCAGTTGCTCCCTTAGCATACGCTACTGCTATTAGCTCATGTGCCAGAAAG GGAATATTGCTGAAAGGTGGACAGGTACTGGATGCTTTAGCTTCTTGCCATACTATTGGCTTTGACAAAACCGGGACCTTAACAACCGGTGGCCTTACATGCAAAGCAATTGAACCCATTTATGGGCATGAAGAAGGAAATAATGCAAGTGTAACACCCTGTTGTATGCCAAATTGTGAAAAAGAAGCATTAGCCGTTGTAGCTGCAATGGAAAAAGGTACAACGCATCCAATTGGAAG AGCCATGGTAGACCACAGTATTGGCAAGGACCTGCCTTCTGTATCTGTTGAAAGCTTTGAGTATTTTCCTGGTAGAGGCCTTACTGCTACAGTTAACTGCGTTGAG TCGGTAACTGAAGACATGAGTAAACTGCAGAAAGCGTCACTTGGTTCAGTGGAATTCATCACTTCACTCTTCAAATCGCAAGACGAGTCTAGGAAGATCAAGGATGCTGTAAACTCATCTTCGTACGGAAATGACTTTGTTCATGCCCTTCTTTCGCTTGATCAAAAG GTAACATTGATTCACCTCGAGGACCAGCCTCGTCCAGAGGTACCAAAAGTTATAGCAGAACTAAAAAGCTGGGGTAGGCTCAGAATAATGATGTTAACCGGAGACCATGAGTCTAGTGCTTGGCGAGTTGCAAATGCCGTGGGTATTGATGAAGTCTATTGTAACCTAAAACCAGAAGACAAACTTAATCATGTCAAAAACATCTCAAGAGATTCAG GTGATTGA